A region from the Acidiferrobacter sp. SPIII_3 genome encodes:
- the trxA gene encoding thioredoxin: MATVEATKANFEQLVDANPFVIVDFWAPWCAPCRAFGPIFEEASEQHKDIVFAKVNTEAETELAAHFQVRSIPTLMIFRDQIILFAQPGSLPKKALEEIIGQVRAVDMDAVRREVAEEAEHDQGCCGHDHGGEDHQH; encoded by the coding sequence ATGGCCACAGTCGAGGCAACGAAGGCAAATTTTGAACAGCTGGTGGACGCGAATCCGTTCGTCATCGTCGACTTCTGGGCCCCATGGTGCGCCCCCTGCCGGGCGTTCGGTCCGATCTTCGAGGAGGCCTCCGAACAGCACAAGGACATCGTCTTCGCCAAGGTCAACACCGAGGCCGAGACCGAGCTTGCCGCGCATTTCCAGGTCCGCTCCATTCCGACCCTGATGATCTTCCGCGACCAGATCATCCTGTTCGCCCAACCCGGCAGTCTGCCGAAAAAGGCCCTGGAGGAGATCATAGGCCAGGTGCGCGCCGTGGACATGGACGCCGTGCGCCGCGAGGTGGCCGAGGAGGCCGAGCACGATCAGGGGTGTTGCGGTCACGACCACGGCGGCGAGGACCACCAGCATTAG
- a CDS encoding homoserine O-acetyltransferase — protein sequence MKPIPPDSVGLVTPARLRFAEPLALASGGVLADYEIVYETYGTLNAEASNAVLVCHALSGSHHVAGYHSADDKRPGWWEHHVGPGKSLDTAKFFIVACNNLGSCFGSTGPASINPASGRAYGPEFPMVTVGDWVASQARLADRLGIRRWAAVVGGSLGGMQALQWAIDYPDRVAHTVIIAAAPKLTAQNIAFNEVARQAILTDPDFHEGRFYDHATEPRRGLRIARMLGHITYLSDDIMREKFGRGLRGGKLNFDYQVAFEVESYLRHQADSFVGRFDANTYLLMTKALDYFDPAGAADGNLAKALAPVKADTLVIAFTSDWRFAPARSREIVKALHDNDLNVSYAEIKASHGHDAFLMRIPRYVDIFTAYMDRVFAGLSS from the coding sequence GTGAAGCCCATTCCCCCAGATTCCGTGGGACTGGTAACCCCAGCCCGGTTGCGATTCGCGGAACCGCTGGCGCTGGCAAGTGGCGGCGTCCTCGCGGATTACGAGATCGTTTACGAGACCTACGGGACGCTGAACGCCGAGGCCAGCAATGCCGTGCTGGTCTGCCACGCCTTGAGCGGCAGTCACCACGTCGCGGGCTACCATAGCGCCGACGACAAGAGGCCGGGCTGGTGGGAGCACCACGTCGGTCCCGGCAAGAGCCTGGACACCGCCAAGTTCTTCATCGTCGCCTGCAACAATCTCGGCAGCTGTTTCGGTTCCACCGGCCCGGCATCCATCAATCCCGCGAGCGGGCGCGCCTACGGGCCGGAATTTCCGATGGTAACGGTCGGCGACTGGGTGGCAAGCCAGGCGCGACTCGCTGATCGGCTGGGAATTCGGAGATGGGCGGCGGTGGTCGGCGGCAGTCTCGGCGGCATGCAGGCCTTGCAGTGGGCGATCGACTACCCTGACCGGGTGGCGCATACGGTCATCATCGCCGCCGCGCCCAAGCTGACCGCCCAGAACATCGCCTTCAACGAAGTGGCGCGCCAGGCGATTTTGACCGATCCGGACTTTCACGAGGGACGGTTCTACGATCATGCCACCGAGCCGCGCAGGGGGCTGCGCATCGCGCGCATGCTCGGACATATAACCTACCTCTCCGACGACATCATGCGTGAGAAATTCGGTCGCGGCCTGCGCGGCGGGAAGCTCAACTTCGACTATCAAGTCGCCTTCGAGGTCGAGAGTTACCTGCGCCACCAAGCCGATAGCTTCGTGGGCCGCTTCGACGCCAACACCTACCTCCTCATGACCAAGGCGCTCGATTATTTCGATCCGGCGGGCGCCGCCGACGGCAATCTCGCCAAAGCGCTCGCGCCAGTCAAGGCCGACACCCTGGTGATCGCCTTTACCAGCGACTGGCGGTTTGCCCCGGCGCGCTCGCGGGAGATCGTAAAGGCGCTTCATGACAACGACCTGAACGTGAGCTATGCGGAGATCAAGGCCTCTCACGGCCACGACGCCTTCCTCATGCGCATCCCGCGCTACGTCGATATCTTCACGGCCTATATGGACCGCGTGTTCGCGGGGCTTTCGTCATGA
- the metW gene encoding methionine biosynthesis protein MetW: MIPSRVDFRIIGDWIRPGSRVLDLGCGDGSLLAYLAESKGASGYGLEIDEAHVGECVRRGVNVIQTDLDAGLSEFDERSFDYVVLSLTLQAVRYPDRLLREMLRVGTEGIVTFPNFGHWRTRWQLGVLGRMPVSAALPHEWYNTPNIHLCTLRDFARLCEREQIEVLESQVVDHAHRPRLALRLLPNLLGEIALYRFRRARLS; encoded by the coding sequence ATGATCCCGTCACGCGTGGACTTTCGCATCATCGGCGACTGGATCCGGCCGGGAAGCCGGGTGCTGGATCTCGGCTGCGGCGACGGATCGCTGCTCGCCTACCTGGCCGAGAGCAAGGGGGCGAGCGGTTACGGGCTGGAGATCGACGAAGCCCATGTCGGAGAATGCGTGCGACGCGGGGTGAACGTGATCCAGACCGACCTGGACGCGGGCCTCTCCGAATTCGACGAGCGCTCGTTCGATTACGTCGTGCTGTCGCTCACCCTGCAGGCGGTGCGCTACCCGGACCGGCTGCTGCGCGAGATGCTGCGCGTGGGTACCGAGGGGATCGTCACCTTTCCGAACTTCGGACACTGGCGCACGCGCTGGCAGCTCGGGGTCCTGGGGCGCATGCCGGTGTCCGCGGCGCTCCCTCATGAATGGTACAACACGCCCAACATCCATCTCTGCACACTGCGTGATTTCGCGCGCCTGTGCGAGCGCGAGCAGATAGAGGTCCTCGAGTCGCAGGTCGTCGACCACGCCCACAGACCACGGCTGGCGCTGCGCCTGCTGCCCAATCTTCTCGGGGAGATCGCCCTCTACAGGTTCCGGCGTGCGCGATTATCTTAA
- a CDS encoding MFS transporter, translating into MRDYLKRRDVRVRLFWIAVLYVAEGLPFGLFSDVFPVAFREDHAPLSEIGIISLLGLPWTLKFLWAPAIDHFRHHRLWMLGADLAMALALGHLAWNHGVGPAALITIGVFTLLSSTNDIAIDGYSLELLEVGEMGIGNGLRIGFYRAGMLAAGLVLIASTYIGWRYAYILAAGLVIADGLACLAAPREQVRTAVDRQSLGQELASLSRRPKALALVLALLFGAVWLANDALHWSRAIPHLFLYVAVAALVVWATSLVRRDSHAPPASDGPLFGALLEMTGRPGMPAVFVFIVLYKLGDSAIGFMVKPFWVDRGFSAAQIGAVSVMAGIGLSILGGLVGGYITDRIGIYKSLWVLGLVQVLPNLGYAACAHILPRAALGAPIPLAHELLLYSVSALESFAAGLGTAAFLAFLMAIVRKERAATEYALLSSLFAVSLRLAGFASGFGAQDLGYAPYFLLTFLLAFPAYLLLPAAGRMLAVMSAESAHPPA; encoded by the coding sequence GTGCGCGATTATCTTAAGCGCCGCGACGTCCGGGTACGCCTCTTCTGGATCGCCGTACTGTACGTGGCCGAGGGCCTGCCGTTCGGTCTCTTCAGTGACGTGTTCCCGGTCGCATTCCGCGAGGACCACGCGCCGCTCTCGGAGATCGGGATCATAAGCCTGCTGGGGCTGCCATGGACACTCAAGTTTCTCTGGGCACCGGCGATCGATCACTTCCGTCATCACCGGCTGTGGATGCTCGGCGCGGACCTCGCCATGGCGCTCGCCTTGGGACACCTGGCGTGGAATCACGGGGTGGGGCCGGCGGCACTTATCACGATCGGGGTGTTCACGCTGCTATCGTCGACCAACGACATCGCCATCGATGGCTATAGCCTGGAGCTGCTCGAAGTCGGCGAGATGGGGATCGGCAACGGCCTACGCATCGGGTTCTATCGCGCCGGCATGCTGGCCGCGGGCCTCGTGCTGATCGCCAGCACTTACATTGGCTGGCGCTATGCCTACATCCTGGCGGCCGGCCTTGTGATCGCAGACGGCCTCGCGTGCCTGGCGGCCCCCAGGGAACAGGTGCGCACGGCCGTCGACCGCCAATCCCTTGGCCAAGAGCTCGCCTCCTTGAGCCGCCGCCCCAAGGCGCTGGCCCTGGTGCTGGCCTTGCTGTTCGGTGCCGTGTGGCTTGCCAACGACGCACTGCACTGGTCACGCGCCATCCCGCACCTCTTCCTCTATGTCGCGGTGGCGGCCCTCGTCGTCTGGGCCACGAGCCTTGTGCGCCGCGATTCGCACGCCCCCCCGGCCTCCGACGGCCCGTTATTCGGCGCCCTGCTGGAGATGACGGGGCGTCCGGGGATGCCAGCGGTGTTTGTGTTCATCGTCCTCTATAAGCTCGGCGACAGCGCCATCGGCTTCATGGTCAAGCCATTCTGGGTCGATCGCGGTTTCAGCGCCGCGCAGATCGGGGCGGTATCGGTCATGGCGGGCATCGGGCTGTCGATCTTGGGCGGCCTGGTAGGCGGCTATATCACCGATCGCATCGGCATCTACAAATCCCTATGGGTGCTCGGCCTGGTCCAGGTGCTGCCCAACCTCGGCTATGCGGCGTGCGCGCACATCCTGCCGCGCGCCGCCCTCGGGGCGCCGATCCCGCTCGCCCACGAACTCCTCCTGTATTCCGTGAGCGCCCTCGAATCCTTTGCCGCCGGGCTTGGTACCGCGGCCTTTCTGGCGTTCCTCATGGCGATCGTGCGCAAGGAGCGCGCCGCCACCGAGTACGCCCTGCTCTCGTCACTGTTCGCGGTGAGCCTGCGCCTGGCCGGTTTCGCGAGCGGCTTCGGGGCGCAGGACCTCGGCTACGCACCCTATTTCCTGCTGACCTTCCTGTTGGCGTTCCCCGCCTACCTGCTACTGCCGGCGGCCGGGCGCATGCTCGCGGTCATGTCTGCCGAATCCGCGCATCCGCCAGCGTGA
- a CDS encoding exodeoxyribonuclease III, producing MLRIVTINLNGIRSACAKGFLAWLARQDADVVCLQELRAQEADLTPEMRAPGGYQGYFHCADKRGYSGVGIYAKRPPDGIVTGVGRPDIDAEGRYLELIFGTLSVVSVYLPSGSSGPERQAAKFAFMDHFFPQLATLAQRGREVVLCGDFNIAHQEIDLKNWRGNRHNSGFLPEERAWFTRVLNELSFVDVHRALCPSEGEGCYTWWSNRGQAYAKNVGWRIDYQIATPDLAARARKAQVYKEQRFSDHAPLIIDYDL from the coding sequence ATGCTCCGTATCGTGACCATCAATCTGAACGGCATACGCTCGGCGTGCGCCAAGGGCTTTCTCGCCTGGCTCGCAAGGCAAGACGCCGACGTCGTGTGCCTGCAGGAACTGCGGGCCCAAGAGGCGGACCTGACGCCGGAGATGCGCGCGCCGGGCGGCTACCAGGGCTATTTTCATTGCGCCGACAAACGCGGCTACAGCGGCGTCGGCATTTATGCAAAAAGGCCCCCCGACGGCATCGTGACGGGCGTCGGACGGCCCGACATCGACGCCGAAGGGCGTTATCTCGAACTCATATTCGGCACGCTCTCGGTGGTGTCGGTGTATCTCCCGTCGGGCTCCAGCGGACCCGAGCGCCAGGCCGCGAAATTCGCCTTCATGGACCATTTTTTCCCGCAGCTCGCGACGCTCGCCCAGCGTGGGCGCGAGGTCGTGCTGTGCGGAGACTTCAACATCGCGCACCAGGAGATCGATCTGAAAAACTGGCGCGGCAATCGCCACAACAGCGGCTTCCTGCCCGAGGAACGGGCGTGGTTTACGCGCGTCTTGAACGAACTGTCGTTCGTGGACGTGCACCGCGCCCTGTGCCCCTCGGAAGGCGAAGGATGCTATACCTGGTGGAGTAACCGCGGACAGGCCTATGCCAAAAATGTCGGGTGGCGGATCGACTACCAGATCGCCACGCCCGACCTCGCCGCGCGCGCCCGCAAGGCGCAGGTCTACAAGGAACAGCGCTTCAGCGACCACGCGCCGCTCATTATCGACTATGATCTATAG
- the pyrE gene encoding orotate phosphoribosyltransferase, which translates to MNDTQDAFFDLAVSCGALTFGAFTLKSGRQSPYFFNAAAFASGRALTELGRLYARAVEAAGLGYDVIFGPAYKGIPLAVALASGLVFEYGRDTPYCFNRKEAKDHGEGGATVGAPLRGRVLVIDDVISAGTSIAESARIIADAGATLAGVVIALDREERGNGAQSAAAEVATCHHIPVVSLGRLSGLLAYLGRRQGLGQYREAIADYRARYGTSAAG; encoded by the coding sequence ATGAACGATACACAAGACGCATTCTTCGACCTCGCGGTGTCCTGCGGCGCGTTGACCTTCGGCGCCTTCACCCTCAAATCGGGGCGCCAGAGCCCGTATTTCTTCAATGCCGCGGCGTTCGCCTCGGGGCGCGCGCTGACCGAACTCGGGCGCCTGTACGCGCGCGCCGTCGAGGCCGCTGGGCTTGGCTATGACGTGATATTCGGTCCCGCGTATAAGGGTATCCCGCTGGCGGTGGCGTTGGCCTCGGGACTCGTCTTCGAATATGGTCGCGACACCCCCTACTGCTTCAATCGCAAGGAGGCCAAGGATCATGGCGAGGGCGGGGCCACCGTGGGCGCGCCCTTGCGTGGCCGGGTGCTGGTCATCGACGATGTCATATCGGCGGGGACCTCGATCGCGGAATCAGCGCGCATCATTGCCGACGCCGGCGCCACGCTCGCCGGCGTCGTGATCGCGCTGGATCGCGAGGAACGCGGCAATGGCGCGCAATCGGCGGCCGCCGAGGTCGCGACGTGCCATCATATCCCGGTGGTGAGCCTCGGACGGCTGTCGGGACTGCTCGCCTACCTCGGCCGGCGCCAAGGCCTGGGGCAATATCGCGAGGCCATCGCCGATTATCGGGCCCGCTACGGCACGAGCGCCGCCGGCTGA
- a CDS encoding sulfite exporter TauE/SafE family protein produces the protein MVSRSLILVGVAFLANAFAATAGGGVGLIQLPLLLFLGLPYPQALATHKVASVALGVGAGGRYRRSGLFSRPLVLLVLASGLPGVLLGALVVLAIPQALIRMVLGALTVGLGLYSWRRHDLGQEAIARHRDPRGLALGGLGLFVIGVLNGSVTSGTGLFCTLWLVRWFGLDYKSAVAYTLTLVGLAWNAAGAATLGSFGQIRWSWLPWLLAGALTGSYAGAHVAVGSSNRWIKRAFEILTIGVGMRLLV, from the coding sequence ATGGTAAGTCGGTCTTTAATTTTGGTGGGCGTGGCCTTTCTGGCAAACGCCTTCGCGGCCACCGCCGGGGGCGGCGTGGGCCTCATCCAGTTGCCCCTGCTGCTGTTTTTGGGGCTCCCCTACCCCCAGGCCCTGGCCACCCACAAGGTGGCCAGCGTGGCGCTGGGTGTGGGCGCCGGGGGCCGCTACCGGCGCAGCGGGCTATTCAGCCGCCCCCTCGTGCTGCTGGTCCTGGCCTCGGGGCTGCCGGGCGTGCTCCTGGGGGCGCTTGTGGTGCTCGCCATCCCGCAGGCGCTCATACGCATGGTCCTGGGGGCGCTGACCGTGGGTCTCGGGCTCTATTCGTGGCGCCGCCATGATCTCGGGCAGGAGGCCATCGCCCGCCACCGCGATCCCCGGGGCCTGGCCTTGGGCGGCCTGGGCCTGTTTGTCATCGGCGTTCTGAACGGGTCCGTGACCTCGGGAACCGGGCTCTTTTGTACTTTATGGCTGGTACGCTGGTTCGGGCTCGATTACAAATCAGCGGTGGCCTATACCCTGACCCTGGTGGGCCTGGCCTGGAACGCGGCCGGCGCCGCGACCCTGGGGTCATTCGGGCAGATCCGCTGGTCGTGGCTCCCCTGGCTCCTGGCCGGGGCGCTCACCGGGAGCTATGCCGGGGCGCACGTCGCCGTCGGGTCCTCCAACCGGTGGATCAAGCGGGCCTTCGAGATCCTGACGATCGGCGTGGGCATGCGCCTGCTGGTCTAG
- the sat gene encoding sulfate adenylyltransferase, with translation MSRLVRPHGSAALKPLLLSGAAAAAEKERAKSLPSLPMSSRETGDVIMLGIGGFTPLDGFMNQADWRGVCDDMRLSNGVFWPIPITLSADEGAAAKLAIGSEVALVDSESREIMATMTVAEKYTIDKAHECQTVFKTTDLAHPGVKMVMEQKAVNIAGPVKVLSQGDFPTKYAGTYMTPAETRALFESKGWSTVAAFQTRNPMHRSHEYLAKIAVEICDGVMIHSLLGKLKPGDIPAEVRSKAIAKLIEVAFVKDTVIQSGYPLDMRYAGPREALLHALFRQNYGCSHLIVGRDHAGVGDYYGPFDAHKIFDEIPAGALETKPLKIDWTFWCYKCGGMASTRTCPHNEKDRLLLSGTKLRKALSEGQDVPAEFSRPEVLAILRDYYANLKDDEKVEVKLSGHSAK, from the coding sequence ATGTCGAGATTGGTGAGACCCCACGGTAGCGCGGCACTGAAACCCCTCCTCCTGAGCGGGGCGGCGGCGGCAGCCGAAAAAGAACGGGCCAAAAGCCTCCCCTCCCTCCCCATGAGCTCGCGCGAGACCGGGGACGTGATCATGCTGGGTATCGGCGGATTCACGCCCTTGGACGGGTTCATGAATCAAGCCGACTGGCGCGGCGTATGCGACGACATGCGTCTCTCCAACGGCGTATTCTGGCCGATCCCGATCACCCTGTCCGCCGACGAGGGCGCGGCCGCCAAGCTCGCGATCGGCTCGGAGGTGGCGCTTGTAGACAGCGAATCCCGCGAGATCATGGCCACCATGACCGTGGCCGAGAAGTACACCATCGACAAGGCCCATGAGTGCCAGACGGTCTTCAAGACCACCGATCTCGCACATCCCGGCGTGAAGATGGTCATGGAACAAAAGGCGGTGAACATCGCCGGCCCGGTCAAGGTGCTCTCGCAGGGGGATTTCCCGACCAAGTACGCGGGAACATATATGACGCCCGCCGAAACCCGCGCCCTGTTCGAAAGCAAGGGCTGGTCCACGGTCGCGGCCTTCCAGACCCGCAATCCCATGCACCGCTCGCATGAATATCTGGCGAAAATCGCAGTCGAGATCTGCGACGGGGTCATGATCCACTCGCTGCTCGGCAAACTGAAGCCCGGCGACATACCGGCGGAGGTACGGTCGAAGGCGATCGCCAAACTGATCGAAGTGGCGTTCGTCAAGGATACCGTCATCCAGTCCGGCTACCCCCTCGACATGCGCTACGCTGGACCGCGCGAGGCCCTGCTGCACGCCCTGTTTCGCCAAAACTACGGTTGCTCCCACCTCATCGTGGGGCGCGATCACGCGGGGGTCGGCGATTACTACGGGCCGTTCGATGCCCACAAGATCTTCGACGAGATCCCGGCCGGGGCGCTCGAAACGAAGCCCCTGAAGATCGACTGGACCTTCTGGTGTTACAAGTGTGGCGGCATGGCGTCGACCCGGACATGCCCCCACAACGAAAAGGATCGCCTGCTCCTGTCAGGCACGAAACTGCGTAAGGCCCTGTCGGAAGGCCAGGATGTCCCGGCGGAATTCAGCCGCCCGGAGGTCCTGGCGATCCTGCGGGATTATTACGCGAACCTCAAAGACGACGAAAAGGTGGAGGTCAAGCTCAGTGGTCATTCGGCGAAATAG